Proteins encoded by one window of Arachis hypogaea cultivar Tifrunner chromosome 1, arahy.Tifrunner.gnm2.J5K5, whole genome shotgun sequence:
- the LOC112790471 gene encoding inosine triphosphate pyrophosphatase isoform X2, which yields MASGLVLSRPVTFVTGNAKKLDEVRAILGQSIPFQSLKLDLPELQGEPEDISKEKARLAAVQVNGPVLVEDTCLCFNALKGLPGPYIKWFLQKIGHQGLNNLLRAYDDKSAYALCVFSFAIGPNSEPVTFAGKTPGKIVLPRGPTDFGWDPIFQPDGYEQTGFCVKFPEM from the exons ATGGCTTCTGGATTGGTACTTTCACGTCCTGTTACTTTTGTGACCGgcaatgccaaaaagcttgaTGAAGTTCGTGCCATCTTGGGCCAGTCAATTCCATTTCAGTCCCTCAAACTTGATT TGCCAGAGTTGCAAGGAGAACCTGAAGATATCTCCAAAGAGAAGGCTCGTTTGGCTGCTGTTCAG GTTAATGGACCTGTGTTGGTTGAAGACACTTGCCTTTGTTTCAATGCCTTGAAAGGTCTTCCAG gGCCTTACAT CAAATGGTTTTTGCAGAAGATTGGTCACCAAG GTCTCAACAATTTGTTGAGGGCATATGATGATAAATCAGCTTATGCCTTATGTGTATTTTCCTTTGCGATTGGCCCGAATAGCGAACCTGTCACATTTGCTGGAAAAACTCCG GGGAAGATTGTTCTTCCAAGAGGACCCACTGATTTTGGATGGGATCCAATTTTTCAACCCGATGGCTATGAGCAAAC GGGTTTTTGTGTAAAATTCCCAGAAATGTAA
- the LOC112790471 gene encoding inosine triphosphate pyrophosphatase isoform X1, with product MASGLVLSRPVTFVTGNAKKLDEVRAILGQSIPFQSLKLDLPELQGEPEDISKEKARLAAVQVNGPVLVEDTCLCFNALKGLPGPYIKWFLQKIGHQGLNNLLRAYDDKSAYALCVFSFAIGPNSEPVTFAGKTPGKIVLPRGPTDFGWDPIFQPDGYEQTYAEMPKEEKNKISHRFRSLELVKSYFAEAGYAFQINNV from the exons ATGGCTTCTGGATTGGTACTTTCACGTCCTGTTACTTTTGTGACCGgcaatgccaaaaagcttgaTGAAGTTCGTGCCATCTTGGGCCAGTCAATTCCATTTCAGTCCCTCAAACTTGATT TGCCAGAGTTGCAAGGAGAACCTGAAGATATCTCCAAAGAGAAGGCTCGTTTGGCTGCTGTTCAG GTTAATGGACCTGTGTTGGTTGAAGACACTTGCCTTTGTTTCAATGCCTTGAAAGGTCTTCCAG gGCCTTACAT CAAATGGTTTTTGCAGAAGATTGGTCACCAAG GTCTCAACAATTTGTTGAGGGCATATGATGATAAATCAGCTTATGCCTTATGTGTATTTTCCTTTGCGATTGGCCCGAATAGCGAACCTGTCACATTTGCTGGAAAAACTCCG GGGAAGATTGTTCTTCCAAGAGGACCCACTGATTTTGGATGGGATCCAATTTTTCAACCCGATGGCTATGAGCAAAC GTATGCAGAGATGCCCAAGGAGGAGAAGAATAAAATTTCCCACCGCTTCAGATCTCTTGAACTAGTGAAGTCATATTTTGCCGAAGCTGGATATGCATTTCAGATCAATAATGTCTGA